Proteins encoded in a region of the Oscarella lobularis chromosome 5, ooOscLobu1.1, whole genome shotgun sequence genome:
- the LOC136187753 gene encoding uncharacterized protein isoform X1 has translation MLSMLSFSSPMVVGARIGAERADANEKQNFLSDRIRDPKKSRVTQDMSVIPSELKALELDFRTRLSGCELITCHPTFVLVSIVRSTYRRLRVAIQFPSDYPDARLNVELKSKTVPPKVLEKLTRLCDEELKQWIGKEQVLSLLLFVKSAVDNNPFLACSDEVNYVKNEIVRDGKDEIKIRQKSGKIILRINEERYFLGFQLVVGENYPENILSVEVLESNFPKDLTVMFESQAQEIARRSATPPLKKNPKAPAFQPSPCIKEIASFLARECAIRTVAGKCHVCGKKALPEDPKKVTSDPCGDSHVERVYCGHFYHYKCLDKYLQTPPFKGGKPCLHTDCRKRIFHEKWKASRDPKLAEDRWAHQEAKRRELDEVVDFLGL, from the exons ATGCTGTCGATGTTGAGTTTTTCGTCTCCCATGGTTGTAGGCGCGAGGATTGGCGCAGAAAGAGCGGATgcaaacgaaaaacaaaacttCCTAAGCGATCGAATCCGGGATCCTAAAAAAAGTCGCGTGACGCAAGACATGAGTGTCATACCTAGCGAACTAAAAGCATTGGAACTAGACTTTAGAACGAGATTAAGCGGATGCGAACTCATAACATGCCACCCAACCTTCGTTCTAGTCTCCATCGT CCGATCGACGTACAGAAGACTTCGCGTGGCAATACAATTCCCATCCGACTATCCAGACGCTCGACTCAACGTCGAACTAAAGAGCAAGACCGTTCCGCCGAAAGTTCTCGAGAAATTGACGCGACTCTGCGACGAAGAACTCAAGCAGTGGATTGGAAAGGAACAG GTTCTGTCTTTGTTGTTGTTCGTTAAATCTGCCGTCGATAATAATCCGTTTCTCGCCTGCTCCGACGAAGTGAATTacgtcaaaaacgaaatcgtGCGCGACGGTAAAGACGAAATtaaaattcgtcaaaagtCGGGGAAAATTATTCTTCGAATCAACGAAGAACG ataCTTCCTCGGTTTTCAATTGGTAGTTGGCGAGAATTACccagaaaacattttgag TGTTGAAGTGTTAGAGAGCAATTTTCCTAAAGATCTTACTGTCATGTTCGAAAGTCAAGCGCAAGAAATCGCGCGAAGAAGTGCAACGCCACCACTGAAAAAGAACCCTAA AGCGCCGGCATTTCAGCCGTCACCTTGTAtaaaagaaatcgcttcgttttTAGCGAGAGAATGCGCTATTCGCACTGTCGCGGGAAAGTGTCACGTATGTGGCAAAAAAGCCTTACCAGAAGATCCCAAG AAAGTGACGTCGGATCCTTGCGGCGACTCGCACGTCGAACGAGTCTATTGCGGTCACTTTTATCATTACAAGTGCCTGGATAAATACCTGCAGACACCGCCGTTCAAAG GCGGAAAGCCGTGTCTTCACACTGACTGTCGAAAGCGGATCTTCCATGAGAAGTGGAAAGCGTCGCGAGATCCCAAGTTGGCGGAAGATCGCTGGGCGCACCaggaagcgaaacgaagGGAGTtggacgaagtcgtcgattttctagGATTGTGA
- the LOC136187751 gene encoding HEAT repeat-containing protein 6-like isoform X1, which produces MSGSRKRKEELALEAKWLASLANVTDFSSQNVSLIVDRLIRRTEALQNYPESSASSVFRFIHRVAESRKGIFSGTSLEQMLSLCVSYVKEPSGARKSTVSGLTALLSLIQNADIREFLNQLIGSETSVLVSLLASCPDDEICYLVFRCMEAACASLVSQSSSNRELIHSTLPFVCHFLHNFNKSANVLIAALKTLENLIATSSKLFIESSIGTLMTVLKRFALYADTEIAVTSPGSFPPSYERPSSSESEQSDSETGQSMTSHTYIRGMAARIRIPALNCLQKISELVDKKVVFGYWGSFISDSPSCRSSLLTLLLSDPSQKVRECLAGVLMSFLDASKPLLMAADDSDHVATSFIPFSISLGSMLQQLHGTLYRVIWRGLLNKKSLLKSLKCLSVLISNSPYYRLRTGYLSTAAHILIPLVRDKDPDVCAGALSCLASLLSACSPLPEVASLLKCSSVDIPLDSAFLTWLFGGSDQIIKTSAKVDSTSSTPWILDACFGCFRLKGSWTDIPSLPPVRIVALRIFALLFKNYSEILVSFWSKVIDVAILHLSDDDSGCRFHSTQVLYEWSARINEILRNDASKDDDLIAQVLVYWNQILSGSFSELLSVESSGNDKTLCASAIECLGNIGAEVFSKLSKEKEAFVLSICLSLVQNETSTIAAAAIRVIGIFVSYESLLSDIPFMLDASQAVASAMRSAALAVRIKAAWSLANLADSLAGFSLDCEDFCPPEMYQLLLEVAVKGCKDNDKVRSNALRAVGNLFRLASARFVSEYKSLIIPRLIDAVGVISKGVKTGNVKVRWNACHAAGHLLRNVFLLDSREIVIDPLLCVLCDAICKCKNFKVRITAASALGSLSSRDHLHEEQTLRILVDSLFTALEKSDELTDFSEVKYRKNLKLQLMECICHVETLAGEADRVMIADVLRQKLPGIEHHLEATDEEEEYTKLATKIMQMTTSKGHTD; this is translated from the exons ATGTCAGGAAGCAGAAAACGTAAAGAAGAGCTCGCACTCGAAGCCAAATGGCTCGCGTCTCTAGCAAACGTGACCGACTTCTCCTCCCAA AACGTCTCCCTAATCGTCGATCGCCTCATTCGACGAACAGAAGCTCTTCAGAACTATCCCGAGTCTTCAGCGAGCAGCGTATTTCGTTTTATTCACAGAGTCGCCGAATCGCGAAAG GGAATCTTTTCTGGAACGTCTCTCGAGCAAATGCTTAGTTTATGCGTGAGTTACGTGAAGGAGCCAAGTggcgcgagaaaatcgacagTATCAGGTCTCACTGCTCTTCTTAGTCTAATTCAAAATGCTGACATAAGAGAG tttttgaACCAATTGATTGGAAGCGAGACTTCCGTTCTCGTATCCCTTCTCGCCTCTTGCCCGGACGACGAGATTTGTTATCTCGTGTTTCGATGCATGGAAGCTGCATGTGCAAG TCTAGTTTCTCAgtcttcgtcgaatcgagaaTTGATTCATTCCACTCTGCCGTTCGTCTGTCATTTCTTGCACAATTTCAACAAATCAGCCAACGTTCTAATAGCAGCATTGAAAACTTTAGAGAATCTAATTGCCACTTCCTCAAAACTATTCATCGAATCAAGCATCGGCACTCTAATGACAGTtctcaaa CGCTTTGCACTCTATGCAGACACGGAAATAGCCGTAACATCCCCCGGTTCTTTTCCTCCGAGTTACGAAAGACCATCTAGTTCAGAATCCGAGCAATCGGACTCAGAGACGGGCCAGAGCATGACAAGCCATAC ATATATCAGAGGTATGGCGGCACGGATTCGAATTCCGGCTCTGAATTGCCTCCAAAAAATATCGGAG CTAGTTGATAAGAAAGTCGTGTTTGGATACTGGGGCTCCTTTATATCGGACTCTCCGAGTTGTCGTTCAAGTTTGCTCACTCTTTTGCTAAGCGATCCGTCTCAGAAA GTAAGAGAATGTTTAGCTGGAGTCTTGATGTCTTTTTTGGACGCTTCTAAACCATTATTAATGGCAGCTGACGACAG tGACCACGTGGCGACTTCCTTTATTCCGTTCTCTATCTCACTTGGTAGCATGCTCCAGCAACTTCACGGCACTCTATACCGAGTCATTTGGCGCGGTCTTCTCAACAAGAAATCCCTTCTCAAATCCCTCAAG TGTCTATCAGTGCTTATATCCAATTCGCCGTACTACAGACTCCGTACTGGTTACCTATCAACAGCAGCCCACATTCTCATTCCTCTAGTCAGAGACAAAG ATCCTGATGTTTGTGCTGGTGCTTTGTCCTGTCTCGCTTCTCTCCTATCCGCGTGTTCTCCGCTTCCGGAAGTTGCGTCATTGCTAAAATGTTCTTCAGTCGACATCCCATTGGATtccgcttttctgacgtggCTCTTTGGTGGCTCGgatcaaataattaaaacatCGGCTAAAGTAGACAGTACGTCATCTACTCCCTGGATTCTAGACGCCTGCTTCGGATGCTTTCGTCTCAAAG GTTCCTGGACTGACATTCCTTCACTTCCTCCCGTTCGCATAGTCGCTTTGAGAATTTTCGCCCTCTTATTTAAAAACTATTCCGAGATTTTAGT ATCTTTTTGGAGTAAAGTCATTGACGTCGCGATACTTCATCTATCAGATGATGACTCCGGCTGTCGATTTCACTCAACTCAG GTGTTGTATGAATGGTCAGCTCGGATTAACGAGATACTTCGAAACGATGCCTCCAAGGACGATGACCTGATAGCccag GTTCTCGTCTATTGGAACCAAATACTATCTGGAAGTTTCTCGGAACTTCTCTCTGTGGAATCGAGTGGTAACGATAAGACGTTGTGTGCATCAGCGATCGAGTGTCTCGGAAATATCGGCGCTGAAGTCTTCTCCAAATTATCA aaagagaaggaggcgTTTGTTCTTAGCATTTGCCTAAGTCTTGTTCAGAATGAGACGAGCACTATAGCG GCGGCTGCTATTCGAGTTATTGGCATTTTTGTTTCCTATGAAAGTCTCCTAAGC GACATTCCTTTTATGTTGGACGCTTCTCAAGCGGTCGCTTCGGCTATGAGAAGCGCGGCTCTCGCCGTTCGAATCAAAGCCGCTTGGTCACTTGCAAACCTTGCCGACTCATTGGCTGGATTTTC ACTCGATTGTGAAGACTTCTGTCCTCCGGAGATGTATCAACTTCTCTTGGAAGTAGCAGTGAAAGGATGTAAAGACAATGACAAG GTCAGAAGCAATGCCCTTCGAGCAGTCGGCAATTTGTTCCGTCTCGCATCCGCTCGATTTGTCAGCGAGTACAAGTCTCTGATAATACCGCGTTTGATTGACGCGGTTGGAGTCATCTCTAAGGGAGTCAAAACCGGAAATGTCAAG GTTCGATGGAATGCCTGTCACGCAGCTGGTCACCTTCTTAGAaatgtctttcttttagattcTCGTGAAATTGTGATA GATCCTCTTCTATGTGTCCTTTGCGACGCTATATGCAAAtgcaaaaatttcaaa GTGAGAATTACCGCTGCTTCCGCCTTGGGCTCTCTTTCGTCACGAGACCACTTACACGAAGAACAAACGCTAAGAATATTGGTCGATTCTCTTTTCACTGCTTtggagaaaagcgacgaactCACCGACTTCTCAGAAGTCAAGTATAGGAAAAACCTCAAGCTCCAG CTTATGGAATGCATATGTCACGTGGAAACACTTGCTGGAGAAGCAGACAGAGTAATGATAGCGGACGTTCTAAGACAAAAACTGCCTGGAATAGAACATCACTTGGAGGCaaccgacgaagaagaagaatacaCCAAATTAG CAACGAAAATTATGCAAATGACGACCTCTAAGGGCCACACAGACTAA
- the LOC136187753 gene encoding uncharacterized protein isoform X2 produces MLSMLSFSSPMVVGARIGAERADANEKQNFLSDRIRDPKKNFRTRLSGCELITCHPTFVLVSIVRSTYRRLRVAIQFPSDYPDARLNVELKSKTVPPKVLEKLTRLCDEELKQWIGKEQVLSLLLFVKSAVDNNPFLACSDEVNYVKNEIVRDGKDEIKIRQKSGKIILRINEERYFLGFQLVVGENYPENILSVEVLESNFPKDLTVMFESQAQEIARRSATPPLKKNPKAPAFQPSPCIKEIASFLARECAIRTVAGKCHVCGKKALPEDPKKVTSDPCGDSHVERVYCGHFYHYKCLDKYLQTPPFKGGKPCLHTDCRKRIFHEKWKASRDPKLAEDRWAHQEAKRRELDEVVDFLGL; encoded by the exons ATGCTGTCGATGTTGAGTTTTTCGTCTCCCATGGTTGTAGGCGCGAGGATTGGCGCAGAAAGAGCGGATgcaaacgaaaaacaaaacttCCTAAGCGATCGAATCCGGGATCCTAAAAAAA ACTTTAGAACGAGATTAAGCGGATGCGAACTCATAACATGCCACCCAACCTTCGTTCTAGTCTCCATCGT CCGATCGACGTACAGAAGACTTCGCGTGGCAATACAATTCCCATCCGACTATCCAGACGCTCGACTCAACGTCGAACTAAAGAGCAAGACCGTTCCGCCGAAAGTTCTCGAGAAATTGACGCGACTCTGCGACGAAGAACTCAAGCAGTGGATTGGAAAGGAACAG GTTCTGTCTTTGTTGTTGTTCGTTAAATCTGCCGTCGATAATAATCCGTTTCTCGCCTGCTCCGACGAAGTGAATTacgtcaaaaacgaaatcgtGCGCGACGGTAAAGACGAAATtaaaattcgtcaaaagtCGGGGAAAATTATTCTTCGAATCAACGAAGAACG ataCTTCCTCGGTTTTCAATTGGTAGTTGGCGAGAATTACccagaaaacattttgag TGTTGAAGTGTTAGAGAGCAATTTTCCTAAAGATCTTACTGTCATGTTCGAAAGTCAAGCGCAAGAAATCGCGCGAAGAAGTGCAACGCCACCACTGAAAAAGAACCCTAA AGCGCCGGCATTTCAGCCGTCACCTTGTAtaaaagaaatcgcttcgttttTAGCGAGAGAATGCGCTATTCGCACTGTCGCGGGAAAGTGTCACGTATGTGGCAAAAAAGCCTTACCAGAAGATCCCAAG AAAGTGACGTCGGATCCTTGCGGCGACTCGCACGTCGAACGAGTCTATTGCGGTCACTTTTATCATTACAAGTGCCTGGATAAATACCTGCAGACACCGCCGTTCAAAG GCGGAAAGCCGTGTCTTCACACTGACTGTCGAAAGCGGATCTTCCATGAGAAGTGGAAAGCGTCGCGAGATCCCAAGTTGGCGGAAGATCGCTGGGCGCACCaggaagcgaaacgaagGGAGTtggacgaagtcgtcgattttctagGATTGTGA
- the LOC136187751 gene encoding HEAT repeat-containing protein 6-like isoform X2, which produces MSGSRKRKEELALEAKWLASLANVTDFSSQNVSLIVDRLIRRTEALQNYPESSASSVFRFIHRVAESRKGIFSGTSLEQMLSLCVSYVKEPSGARKSTVSGLTALLSLIQNADIREFLNQLIGSETSVLVSLLASCPDDEICYLVFRCMEAACASLVSQSSSNRELIHSTLPFVCHFLHNFNKSANVLIAALKTLENLIATSSKLFIESSIGTLMTVLKRFALYADTEIAVTSPGSFPPSYERPSSSESEQSDSETGQSMTSHTYIRGMAARIRIPALNCLQKISELVDKKVVFGYWGSFISDSPSCRSSLLTLLLSDPSQKVRECLAGVLMSFLDASKPLLMAADDSDHVATSFIPFSISLGSMLQQLHGTLYRVIWRGLLNKKSLLKSLKCLSVLISNSPYYRLRTGYLSTAAHILIPLVRDKVDIPLDSAFLTWLFGGSDQIIKTSAKVDSTSSTPWILDACFGCFRLKGSWTDIPSLPPVRIVALRIFALLFKNYSEILVSFWSKVIDVAILHLSDDDSGCRFHSTQVLYEWSARINEILRNDASKDDDLIAQVLVYWNQILSGSFSELLSVESSGNDKTLCASAIECLGNIGAEVFSKLSKEKEAFVLSICLSLVQNETSTIAAAAIRVIGIFVSYESLLSDIPFMLDASQAVASAMRSAALAVRIKAAWSLANLADSLAGFSLDCEDFCPPEMYQLLLEVAVKGCKDNDKVRSNALRAVGNLFRLASARFVSEYKSLIIPRLIDAVGVISKGVKTGNVKVRWNACHAAGHLLRNVFLLDSREIVIDPLLCVLCDAICKCKNFKVRITAASALGSLSSRDHLHEEQTLRILVDSLFTALEKSDELTDFSEVKYRKNLKLQLMECICHVETLAGEADRVMIADVLRQKLPGIEHHLEATDEEEEYTKLATKIMQMTTSKGHTD; this is translated from the exons ATGTCAGGAAGCAGAAAACGTAAAGAAGAGCTCGCACTCGAAGCCAAATGGCTCGCGTCTCTAGCAAACGTGACCGACTTCTCCTCCCAA AACGTCTCCCTAATCGTCGATCGCCTCATTCGACGAACAGAAGCTCTTCAGAACTATCCCGAGTCTTCAGCGAGCAGCGTATTTCGTTTTATTCACAGAGTCGCCGAATCGCGAAAG GGAATCTTTTCTGGAACGTCTCTCGAGCAAATGCTTAGTTTATGCGTGAGTTACGTGAAGGAGCCAAGTggcgcgagaaaatcgacagTATCAGGTCTCACTGCTCTTCTTAGTCTAATTCAAAATGCTGACATAAGAGAG tttttgaACCAATTGATTGGAAGCGAGACTTCCGTTCTCGTATCCCTTCTCGCCTCTTGCCCGGACGACGAGATTTGTTATCTCGTGTTTCGATGCATGGAAGCTGCATGTGCAAG TCTAGTTTCTCAgtcttcgtcgaatcgagaaTTGATTCATTCCACTCTGCCGTTCGTCTGTCATTTCTTGCACAATTTCAACAAATCAGCCAACGTTCTAATAGCAGCATTGAAAACTTTAGAGAATCTAATTGCCACTTCCTCAAAACTATTCATCGAATCAAGCATCGGCACTCTAATGACAGTtctcaaa CGCTTTGCACTCTATGCAGACACGGAAATAGCCGTAACATCCCCCGGTTCTTTTCCTCCGAGTTACGAAAGACCATCTAGTTCAGAATCCGAGCAATCGGACTCAGAGACGGGCCAGAGCATGACAAGCCATAC ATATATCAGAGGTATGGCGGCACGGATTCGAATTCCGGCTCTGAATTGCCTCCAAAAAATATCGGAG CTAGTTGATAAGAAAGTCGTGTTTGGATACTGGGGCTCCTTTATATCGGACTCTCCGAGTTGTCGTTCAAGTTTGCTCACTCTTTTGCTAAGCGATCCGTCTCAGAAA GTAAGAGAATGTTTAGCTGGAGTCTTGATGTCTTTTTTGGACGCTTCTAAACCATTATTAATGGCAGCTGACGACAG tGACCACGTGGCGACTTCCTTTATTCCGTTCTCTATCTCACTTGGTAGCATGCTCCAGCAACTTCACGGCACTCTATACCGAGTCATTTGGCGCGGTCTTCTCAACAAGAAATCCCTTCTCAAATCCCTCAAG TGTCTATCAGTGCTTATATCCAATTCGCCGTACTACAGACTCCGTACTGGTTACCTATCAACAGCAGCCCACATTCTCATTCCTCTAGTCAGAGACAAAG TCGACATCCCATTGGATtccgcttttctgacgtggCTCTTTGGTGGCTCGgatcaaataattaaaacatCGGCTAAAGTAGACAGTACGTCATCTACTCCCTGGATTCTAGACGCCTGCTTCGGATGCTTTCGTCTCAAAG GTTCCTGGACTGACATTCCTTCACTTCCTCCCGTTCGCATAGTCGCTTTGAGAATTTTCGCCCTCTTATTTAAAAACTATTCCGAGATTTTAGT ATCTTTTTGGAGTAAAGTCATTGACGTCGCGATACTTCATCTATCAGATGATGACTCCGGCTGTCGATTTCACTCAACTCAG GTGTTGTATGAATGGTCAGCTCGGATTAACGAGATACTTCGAAACGATGCCTCCAAGGACGATGACCTGATAGCccag GTTCTCGTCTATTGGAACCAAATACTATCTGGAAGTTTCTCGGAACTTCTCTCTGTGGAATCGAGTGGTAACGATAAGACGTTGTGTGCATCAGCGATCGAGTGTCTCGGAAATATCGGCGCTGAAGTCTTCTCCAAATTATCA aaagagaaggaggcgTTTGTTCTTAGCATTTGCCTAAGTCTTGTTCAGAATGAGACGAGCACTATAGCG GCGGCTGCTATTCGAGTTATTGGCATTTTTGTTTCCTATGAAAGTCTCCTAAGC GACATTCCTTTTATGTTGGACGCTTCTCAAGCGGTCGCTTCGGCTATGAGAAGCGCGGCTCTCGCCGTTCGAATCAAAGCCGCTTGGTCACTTGCAAACCTTGCCGACTCATTGGCTGGATTTTC ACTCGATTGTGAAGACTTCTGTCCTCCGGAGATGTATCAACTTCTCTTGGAAGTAGCAGTGAAAGGATGTAAAGACAATGACAAG GTCAGAAGCAATGCCCTTCGAGCAGTCGGCAATTTGTTCCGTCTCGCATCCGCTCGATTTGTCAGCGAGTACAAGTCTCTGATAATACCGCGTTTGATTGACGCGGTTGGAGTCATCTCTAAGGGAGTCAAAACCGGAAATGTCAAG GTTCGATGGAATGCCTGTCACGCAGCTGGTCACCTTCTTAGAaatgtctttcttttagattcTCGTGAAATTGTGATA GATCCTCTTCTATGTGTCCTTTGCGACGCTATATGCAAAtgcaaaaatttcaaa GTGAGAATTACCGCTGCTTCCGCCTTGGGCTCTCTTTCGTCACGAGACCACTTACACGAAGAACAAACGCTAAGAATATTGGTCGATTCTCTTTTCACTGCTTtggagaaaagcgacgaactCACCGACTTCTCAGAAGTCAAGTATAGGAAAAACCTCAAGCTCCAG CTTATGGAATGCATATGTCACGTGGAAACACTTGCTGGAGAAGCAGACAGAGTAATGATAGCGGACGTTCTAAGACAAAAACTGCCTGGAATAGAACATCACTTGGAGGCaaccgacgaagaagaagaatacaCCAAATTAG CAACGAAAATTATGCAAATGACGACCTCTAAGGGCCACACAGACTAA
- the LOC136187756 gene encoding serine/arginine-rich splicing factor 1-like — translation MSRRDRNCRIYVGNLPHDVREKDVEDLFYKYGKIVTLELKNKRDGAPFAFIDFDDDRDADDAVSSRDGYEFDGHRLRVEPCRGTERGRGGVPLRDRGGYDRYSGGGGGGGGYGGRRGGGGGGGGGGGSPSGGSRSRSGYRVKVTGLPTTGSWQDLKDHFREAGDVCYTDVYRDGTGVVEFARARGVDYAVRHLNDTKFRSHEGETSRIRVVEDGASSSSRRSRSPRRSRSRSPKRSRSPRGGGGGGGGRRYSRSRSRSPRKRSRSYSPRRRSRSRSRS, via the exons ATGTCTCGAAGAGATCGCAACTGTCGCATCTACGTTGGCAATCTCCCGCACGACGTGCGCGAAAAGGACGTCGAAGATCTCTTCTACAAATACGGCAAAATCGTCACGCTCGAACTGAAAAACAAACGCGacggggcccctttcgctttcatcgacttcgacgacgatcg CGATGCTGACGACGCGGTGTCGTCTCGCGACGGCTACGAATTCGACGGCCATCGCCTTCGAGTCGAACCGTGTCGCGGCACGGAACGCGGTCGCGGCGGGGTCCCACTTCGCGATCGCGGGGGATACGATCGctacagcggcggcggcggtggcggcggcggctacGGCGGGCgtcgaggcggcggcggaggcggcggaggcggcggggGGTCCCCCAGCGGAGGATCTCGCTCGCGATCGGGCTATCGCGTCAAAGTGACGGGGCTTCCGACGACGGGCAGCTGGCAGGACTTGAAGGATCACTTTCGCGAAGCCGGCGACGTCTGCTACACGGACGTCTATCGCGACGGGacgggcgtcgtcgaattcgcgcgcgcgcgcggcgtCGACTACGCCGTACGACATCTCAACGACACGAAATTTCGATCGCACGAA GGTGAAACGTCTCGAATTCGTGTTGTTGAAGAtggagcgtcgtcgtcgtcgcgacgatcgaggTCGCCACGACGATCTAGATCTAGGTCTCCGAAGAGGTCGAGGTcgccgcgcggcggcggcggcggcggcggcgggcgtCGTTATTCGCGCAGTCGTTCGCGCAGTCCGAGaaagcgatcgcgatcgtatTCGCCGAGACGTCGCAGTCGTTCAAGATCTCGTTCTTGA
- the LOC136187754 gene encoding serine/threonine-protein phosphatase PP1-gamma catalytic subunit B has translation MGDEKLNIDSIISRLLEVRGSRPGKNVQLTEAEIRGLCIKSREIFLSQPILLELEAPLKICGDIHGQYYDLLRLFEYGGFPPESNYLFMGDYVDRGKQSLETICLLLAYKIKYPENFFLLRGNHECASINRIYGFYDECKRRYNIRLWKTFTDCFNCLPVAAILDEKIFCCHGGLSPDLQSMEQIRRIMRPTDVPDQGLLCDLLWSDPDKEVSGWGENDRGVSFTFGPEIVAKFLHKHDFDLICRAHQVVEDGYEFFAKRQLVTLFSAPNYCGEFDNAGSMMSVDETLMCSFQILKPSDKKSKLGLGMGGRPQTPPRGGGKAGAGAKKK, from the exons ATGGGAGACGAAAAACTCAACATCGACAGCATAATATCTCGTCTACTCGAAG TCCGAGGTTCCCGTCCGGGCAAAAACGTCCAACTGACCGAAGCGGAGATACGCGGACTCTGCATCAAATCGCGAGAGATCTTCCTAAGCCAGCCAATCCTCCTCGAACTCGAAGCGCCACTGAAAATCTGCG GCGACATCCACGGCCAATACTACGATCTACTCCGTCTCTTCGAATACGGCGGCTTTCCACCCGAATCGAACTATCTGTTCATGGGCGATTACGTCGATCGGGGCAAACAATCGCTCGAAACCATTTGCCTATTGCTCGCCTATAAGATCAAGTATCCcgagaatttctttcttcttcgaggCAATCACGAGTGCGCGAGCATCAATCGCATCTACGGATTCTACGACGAAT gcaaGAGGAGGTATAATATTCGATTGTGGAAGACGTTTACGGATTGTTTCAATTGTCTTCCCGTCGCCGCTATATTGGATGAGAAGATCTTCTGTTGCCATGGAG GTCTTTCGCCCGATCTTCAATCCATGGAGCAAATAAGACGAATTATGAGACCGACTGACGTACCGGATCAAG gTCTCTTGTGCGATCTCCTTTGGTCGGATCCCGATAAGGAAGTGAGTGGGTGGGGCGAGAACGATCGCGGCGTCTCCTTCACTTTCGGGCCGGAGATCGTCGCCAAGTTTCTGCACAAACACGACTTTGATCTCATATGCAGAGCTCATCAG GTGGTTGAAGATGGGTATGAGTTCTTTGCAAAAAGACAGCTTGTGACTTTGTTCTCGGCTCCGAACTATTGCGGGGAGTTCGACAACGCTGGATCGATGATGAGCGTCGATGAGACGCTCATGTGCTCCTTTCAG atATTGAAGCCTTCGGATAAGAAATCGAAGCTGGGTCTTGGTATGGGAGGTCGACCTCAGACTCCGCCCCGTGGCGGCGGAAAGGCGGGTGCTGgtgcgaagaagaagtag
- the LOC136187757 gene encoding intraflagellar transport protein 20 homolog: MSGLHFDELWKVRLLDPDASARTQELKDECKNFTDKMDHFQKLVDGFIDVVNKLAKSVEEEKLLAIGSRNSLKSMEKHRESVQQQLGALIMEKRIQLERYRIEYESLLKAEAEQKDFINQLLRQS, encoded by the exons ATGTCTGGGCTTCATTTCGACGAGTTGTGGAAGGTCCGGCTGTTGGATCCGGACGCGAGCGCTCGTACGCAGGAACTGAAAGACGAATGCAAGAATTTCACAGACA AAATGGATCATTTTCAAAAGTTGGTCGACGGTTTTATCGACGTCGTTAACAAATTAGCGAAATctgtcgaagaagaaaaactgctG GCTATTGGATCACGCAATTCGTTGAAATCAATGGAAAAACATAGGGAATCGGTGCAACAACAACTCGGCGCTTTGATTATGGAAAAACGCATTCAGTTGgaaag ATATAGAATTGAGTATGAATCCCTGCTCAAAGCCGAAGCCGAACAGAAGGATTTCATAAATCAATTACTTCGTCAAtcgtaa